One Phaseolus vulgaris cultivar G19833 chromosome 11, P. vulgaris v2.0, whole genome shotgun sequence genomic window carries:
- the LOC137822378 gene encoding uncharacterized protein: protein MDVEDAESEVSLSSAILNSIASRQNLVLSQEDLAWADSCLVKDSGISETDWVPLRSALLEIISSDSQFFRKDTEIPPHCISSESITVEHNQQSSTSESSSTSESSSTYNVNPLRVAVETSTDEIPDDETGANLPSFNPFLPTYNENLEEKKTIDFGLDLDSSSYEMEQLADNIFKIWDLDIPSEEGELVNQLEKVLSDNSFQTVPSSSDDSVKWMDMKDSSLDDLVAEIADLSLNRST from the coding sequence ATGGATGTCGAAGATGCAGAGAGTGAAGTTTCACTTTCTTCTGCTATTCTCAATTCAATAGCATCCCGGCAGAATCTTGTTCTTTCTCAAGAAGATCTTGCTTGGGCTGATTCCTGCCTAGTTAAAGATTCTGGTATTTCAGAAACTGATTGGGTCCCTTTGAGAAGTGCTTTATTAGAAATTATCAGTTCCGATTCTCAATTTTTCAGAAAAGACACAGAAATTCCTCCCCACTGTATTAGTTCTGAAAGTATTACTGTGGAACATAATCAGCAATCTTCAACTTCTGAGTCGTCTTCAACTTCTGAGTCGTCTTCAACATATAATGTTAACCCACTACGTGTAGCAGTAGAAACAAGCACTGATGAAATTCCAGATGATGAAACGGGTGCCAACTTGCCATCTTTCAATCCTTTTCTGCCAACTTATAATGAAAACCTGGAGGAGAAGAAAACAATTGATTTTGGACTTGATCTGGATTCTTCCTCTTATGAGATGGAGCAACTCGCTGACAATATCTTCAAAATTTGGGATTTAGATATTCCATCTGAGGAAGGTGAACTGGTTAACCAGTTGGAAAAAGTCCTATCAGATAATTCCTTTCAAACAGTGCCATCATCTTCTGATGACTCAGTGAAGTGGATGGACATGAAGGACAGCTCACTCGATGATCTTGTTGCTGAAATTGCTGACTTGTCATTAAATAGAAGTACTTAG
- the LOC137831539 gene encoding uncharacterized exonuclease domain-containing protein At3g15140-like, translated as MALLRGCLAKMLSHRNPMFFSLSPLILHPTNLSLPRTHSFTLSASFSNSETPSFHDPHSRWKPICLYHCQGKCTKMDDPIHLETFNHDCSSDLQVDIAELNKIRPQNLDYFLVLDLEGRVEILEFPVLMISAKTLQVEDIFHRFVRPSKMGERRINEYIENKYGKFGVHKVWHDTAIPFTEVIQQFGVWLTRNRLWMGAELTSAAFVTCGNWDLKTKALQQCEVSKIKLPPYFMEWVNLKDVYLNFYNRRATGMVTMMKELQIPLKGNHHLGIDDTVNIARVLQRLLLDGALIQVTAKRNPNSPQKVNFLFKNRIG; from the exons ATGGCGCTTCTGAGAGGATGTTTGGCAAAGATGTTGTCACACCGTAATCCTATGTTTTTCTCCCTCTCTCCTCTTATTCTGCACCCTACCAACCTTTCACTTCCTCGAACGCATTCTTTCACACTATCTGCTTCTTTCTCCAATTCCGAGACCCCTTCTTTCCACGACCCTCACTCTCGCTGGAAACCCATATGCTTGTACCATTGCCAGGGAAAATGCACCAAG ATGGATGATCCTATCCACCTTGAGACGTTTAATCATGATTGCTCCAGTgaccttcaagtggacattgcTGAGTTGAACAAAATACGTCCTCAGAATCTAGACTATTTCCTTGTGCTTGATTTAGAGGGTAGGGTTGAGATTCTTGAGTTTCCAGTTCTAATGATTAGTGCCAAAACATTGCAAGTTGAAGACATATTCCACAG GTTTGTGAGACCCTCAAAAATGGGTGAACGGAGAATAAACGAATACATTGAGAACAAATATGGGAAGTTTGGAGTTCACAA agtTTGGCATGATACAGCAATACCATTTACGGAGGTTATTCAACAATTTGGAGTTTGGTTGACGCGGAATCGGTTGTGGATGGGTGCAGAACTTACTTCTGCAGCATTTGTAACATG TGGGAATTGGGATTTGAAAACTAAGGCCCTTCAGCAATGTGAAGTGTCGAAGATAAAGCTTCCTCCATATTTTATGGAGTGGGTTAATCTCAAAGATGTCTATTTGAACTTTTATAATAGGAGG GCCACAGGAATGGTTACAATGATGAAGGAACTGCAAATACCATTGAAGGGAAATCATCATCTTGGCATTGATGACACTGTGAACATAGCAAGAGTATTGCAACGCTTGCTTCTTGACGGTGCACTCATCCAGGTCACTGCAAAGAGGAATCCCAATTCTCCTCAAAAAGTCAATTTTCTTTTCAAGAACCGTATTGGATAG
- the LOC137808398 gene encoding uncharacterized protein gives MFPRLFSLSNDQGKTVGEVGIWEEGRWRFKPLWRRERFEWEARLEEELLSILDTGNIRQDTQDRLVWREDPEGAFSVKSAYQILTKQTAYVPVDGVYRALWQAKAMPKALITAWRVILDRIPTIANLIRRGVLVGLPIYVMCNQLQETSQHLFLECTVAQRVWYGCYRCIGIVGAQSNMIGNHLENFYLTHLSNEQNKVWRGVWVAIIRSIWEQRNQVVFRGGVPDVEEILQKAQLLSWLWLKYKATGFLYAFSDWLLNPNHCFPAAT, from the coding sequence ATGTTTCCGAGACTATTCTCCTTGTCCAATGATCAAGGCAAGACGGTAGGAGAGGTAGGAATATGGGAGGAAGGGAGGTGGAGATTTAAGCCGCTGTGGAGAAGGGAGAGGTTCGAATGGGAAGCAAGATTGGAGGAAGAGCTGTTGTCAATACTGGATACGGGTAACATACGCCAGGACACCCAGGACCGCCTAGTTTGGAGGGAGGATCCTGAAGGGGCTTTCTCGGTTAAGTCTGCTTATCAAATCCTGACGAAACAAACGGCTTATGTCCCTGTAGATGGTGTTTACCGTGCTCTATGGCAAGCGAAAGCCATGCCTAAAGCGCTCATCACCGCCTGGAGAGTCATTCTAGATAGAATCCCAACCATTGCCAACCTTATTAGGAGAGGTGTCCTAGTGGGTTTGCCGATCTATGTCATGTGTAACCAACTACAAGAAACATCCCAACACCTGTTCTTAGAGTGCACGGTAGCACAAAGAGTATGGTATGGCTGCTACCGCTGTATTGGTATTGTGGGGGCCCAAAGCAACATGATTGGGAATCATTTGGAAAACTTCTACCTAACCCACTTATCTAATGAGCAGAACAAGGTGTGGAGAGGTGTGTGGGTGGCGATCATTAGGAGCATCTGGGAGCAGCGAAATCAGGTTGTCTTTAGAGGTGGGGTTCCGGACGTGGAAGAAATCCTTCAAAAAGCCCAACTGCTTTCCTGGTTGTGGTTGAAATACAAGGCAACCGGTTTTCTATATGCTTTTTCAGATTGGTTATTGAATCCAAATCACTGCTTTCCTGCAGCCACTTAA